The following proteins are co-located in the Solanum pennellii chromosome 8, SPENNV200 genome:
- the LOC107028488 gene encoding pre-mRNA-splicing factor CWC22 homolog — protein sequence MEKDLSDNRHCRRRNDEDVKKVERQRYRDRSSSDDDGGRGDRRARRRTIEHERGDDDDGGGGGNNGRDDRRLSRRRTERGTRDDSDDDLKRKSQIDEREDSAEKGYRRLKEEQEEEEEEDEGDRDKTRERRRKSEQVDADEKDDRRERRLRNDREDDAGRDDRRQRRPKDGSEEDDERRDGRKESAKNVSQVDEDVERDDRSKRKRRHESEAGDVKDDRKERSRRNGDERNDRKERSRNNGDDWREKKQRESDDEKVQKRREGRVDRYNDGREGDRKEKSRNIEREKKDDGDANDTKDTRQRIGADKHGKDNNREDNTQEDGALKASEVSKVQKQDVNLNVDTTKLGRSGGVYIPPFKLARMMKDVQDKSSVEYQRMTWDALRKSINGLVNKVNAANLKNIIPELFAENLIRGRGLFCRSCMKSQIASPGFTGVFAALVAVVNTKFPEVGDLLLRRIILQLQRAYKRNDKPQLLAAVKFIAHLVNQQIVHELIALELLTVLLEKPTDDSVEVAVGFVTECGSMLQDLCPRGLHGIFERFRGILHEGEIDRRVQFLIESLFALRKAKFQGYQAVRPELDLVEQEDQLTHEVSLSDTIDPEITLDIFKPDPNFLENERKYEELKKAILGDESEEGDSDAESEDEDDNEDEESEEEDEEQMQIKDETETNLINLRRTIYLTIMSSVDFEEAGHKLLKIKLEPGQEMELCIMLLECCSQERTYLRYYGLLGQRFCMINKIHQENFEKCFVQQYSMIHRLETNKLRNVAKFFAHLLGTDALPWHALAYIRLTEEDTTSSSRIFIKILFQEMSEHLGIRLLNERLNDPTMQDSLDSIFPKDNPKNTRFAINFFTSIGLGGITENLREYLKNMPRLIMQQQKPVSESDDESGSESSGTESSSSNSDDSDSESDDSRRKQRRRRR from the exons ATGGAGAAGGATTTGAGTGACAATAGACATTGTAGGAGAAGGAACGATGAGGATGTGAAGAAAGTTGAGCGGCAACGGTATAGGGATAGAAGCAGCTCGGATGATGATGGCGGAAGAGGTGATAGGAGGGCGAGGAGGCGAACAATTGAACATGAAcgtggtgatgatgatgatggtggtggtggtggtaatAATGGAAGGGATGATAGGAGGTTGTCGAGGCGAAGAACTGAACGTGGAACTAGGGATGATAGCGATGATGATTTGAAGCGGAAGAGTCAAATAGATGAACGTGAAGATAGTGCTGAAAAGGGTTATAGGAGGCTAAAAGAAGAgcaggaagaagaagaagaagaagatgaaggtgACAGAGATAAAACGAGGGAGAGGAGGAGAAAAAGTGAACAGGTAGATGCTGATGAGAAGGATGATAGGAGGGAGAGAAGACTAAGAAATGACCGTGAAGATGATGCTGGAAGGGATGACAGAAGACAGAGGAGACCAAAGGATGGaagtgaagaagatgatgaaagGAGGGATGGTAGGAAGGAAAGCGCAAAAAATGTAAGCCAAGTTGATGAGGACGTTGAAAGAGATGATAGAAGTAAGAGGAAACGCAGACATGAAAGTGAAGCTGGTGATGTAAAGGACGATAGAAAGGAGAGGAGTCGAAGGAATGGAGATGAAAGAAACGATAGGAAGGAGAGGAGTCGAAACAATGGAGATGATTGGAGGGAGAAAAAGCAACGGGAGTCTGATGATGAAAAGGTGCAAAAGAGAAGGGAGGGTAGGGTTGATCGGTATAATGACGGTAGAGAAGGGGATAGGAAAGAGAAGAGTAGGAATatagaaagagaaaagaaggaTGATGGTGATGCCAATGATACAAAGGATACAAGGCAAAGGATTGGGGCTGATAAGCATGGAAAAGACAATAATAGGGAAGATAATACCCAAGAAGATGGGGCTCTGAAAGCCAGTGAGGTTTCCAAGGTGCAAAAGCAAGATGTTAATTTGAATGTCGATACAACAAAATTGGGCAGGAGTGGGGGAGTGTACATTCCACCATTCAAATTGGCTAGGATGATGAAGGACGTTCAGGACAAGAGCAGTGTTGAGTACCAGAGGATGACTTGGGATGCTCTGAGAAAGAGTATCAATGGACTGGTGAATAAAGTTAATGCAGCAAACCTCAAAAACATTATTCCAGAATTATTCGCAGAGAATTTAATTCGAGGGAGGGGTTTGTTTTGTAGATCCTGTATGAAGTCCCAAATAGCTTCTCCGGGTTTTACTGGTGTGTTTGCTGCTTTGGTTGCAGTCGTTAATACCAAGTTCCCTGAAGTGGGTGATCTTTTGTTAAGAAGGATCATACTGCAGCTGCAAAGAGCTTATAAACGTAATGATAAG CCTCAGCTGTTAGCAGCTGTCAAATTTATTGCTCACCTTGTGAACCAACAAATCGTCCACGAGCTTATTGCTCTTGAACTACTCACGGTTTTGTTGGAGAAACCTACTGATGATAGTGTTGAGGTTGCAGTTGGTTTTGTTACAGAATGTGGTTCAATGCTTCAGGACCTCTGTCCACGAGGATTACATG GAATCTTTGAGCGGTTCCGTGGTATACTTCATGAAGGAGAAATAGATAGACGTGTTCAGTTCTTAATTGAAAGCCTATTTGCATTGCGTAAAGCAAAATTTCAG GGTTACCAAGCTGTGCGTCCAGAACTTGACCTTGTTGAGCAGGAAGATCAATTAACACATGAAGTCTCTCTTTCAGATACAATAGATCCAGAAATTACTTTAG ATATTTTCAAGCCGGATCCTAATTTCCTAGAGAACGAAAGAAAGTATGAAGAATTAAAGAAGGCAATACTTGGTGATGAATCTGAAGAAGGAGACTCTGATGCCGAATCAGAGGATGAAGATGACAATGAAGATGAAGAGtctgaagaagaagatgaggaGCAAATGCAAATAAAGGACGAAACAGAGACAAACTTAATCAACCTTCGGAGAACGATTTACCTTACTATTATGTCTAGCGTTGACTTTGAAGAAGCAGGGCATAAGCTGTTGAAAATCAAACTAGAGCCTGGTCAGGAG ATGGAATTGTGCATAATGTTATTGGAGTGCTGCAGTCAGGAGAGGACTTATCTTCGTTACTATGGACTACTGGGACAGCGATTTTGCATGATTAACaaaatccatcaagaaaactttgagaaatgCTTTGTGCAGCAGTACTCCATGATCCACCGGCTCGAAACTAATAAACTTCGTAATGTCGCCAAGTTTTTTGCTCATTTGCTCGGCACTGATGCTCTTCCTTGGCATGCTTTGGCTTATATACGGCTGACTGAGGAGGACACAACCTCCTCTTCTCgtatatttattaaaatccTATTCCAG GAAATGTCGGAGCACCTTGGTATCCGCTTGTTGAATGAGCGTCTAAACGACCCAACCATGCAAGATTCTCTCGACTCTATTTTCCCAAAGGACAATCCCAAGAATACAAGGTTTGCTATCAACTTTTTCACTTCAATTGGTCTTGGTGGAATTACTGAAAATCTACGAGAGTATCTAAAGAACATGCCTAGGCTTATAATGCAACAACAAAAGCCCGTTTCTGAATCAGATGATGAGTCTGGTTCAGAGTCTTCAGGAACTGAATCATCATCATCCAATTCTGACGACAGTGATAGTGAAAGTGATGATAGTCGAAGGAAGcagaggaggaggagaagataA
- the LOC107028489 gene encoding syntaxin-22-like, which translates to MSFQDLESGRPLGSRRFQTNGKQDPTQAVASGIFQINTAVSTFQRLVNTLGTPKDTPELRDKLHKTRVHIGQLVKDTSAKLKQASETDHHADVSASKKITDAKLAKDFQAVLKEFQKAQRLAAERETAYTPFIPQAVLPSSYTASEVDVASDKSQEQRALLVESRRQDVLYLDNEIAFNEAIIEERDLGIQEVQQQIGEVNEIFKDLAVLVHEQGTMIDDIGSNIDNSHAATALGRSQLAKAAKIQRSNSSLTCLLLVIFGIILLIVIIVLAV; encoded by the exons ATGAGTTTTCAGGATTTGGAATCGGGTCGACCTTTGGGGTCTCGTCGGTTCCAGACCAATGGGAAGCAAGACCCGACCCAAGCAGTGGCTTCTGGAATCTTCCAGATCAATACTGCTGTGTCTACGTTTCAGAGGCTAGTGAATACACTTGGAACCCCAAAAGATACACCTGAGCTACGCGATAAGTT GCACAAGACAAGGGTTCATATTGGCCAGTTAGTCAAAGATACATCTGCAAAACTTAAGCAAGCAAGTGAAACAGATCATCATGCTGATGTTAGT GCTAGCAAGAAAATAACAGATGCTAAACTTGCTAAAGATTTTCAAGCTGTCTTGAAAGAGTTTCAAAAGGCTCAGAGACTTGCAGCAGAGAGGGAGACAGCATATACACCTTTCATTCCCCAAGCCGTTCTTCCTTCTAG TTACACAGCCAGTGAGGTAGATGTTGCCTCAGATAAGAGTCAGGAACAGCGAGCTCTTCTTGTGGAATCAAGAAG ACAGGATGTTTTGTATTTAGACAATGAGATTGCTTTTAATGAAGCTATTATCGAGGAAAGAGATCTTGGAATACAAGAAGTACAACAACAGATTGGTGAAGTGAATGAGATTTTCAAGGATCTTGCCGTGCTTGTTCACGAGCAAGGAACTATGATTG ATGATATTGGCTCCAACATTGACAATTCTCATGCTGCTACTGCACTGGGGAGATCGCAACTTGCTAAAGCTGCAAAGATCCAAAGATCAAATTCGTCTCTG ACCTGCTTGCTTCTGGTGATATTTGGGATTATACTTCTAATTGTGATCATAGTACTTGCTGTATGA
- the LOC107029085 gene encoding dolichol-phosphate mannose synthase subunit 2 produces the protein MELADRAVGLILTLTSLSIFTYYTFWVIILPLVDSDHFVHKYFLPQEYAILIPVYAAVALICLLSVFIGYVMLKSKKKKA, from the exons ATGGAGTTAGCCGACAGAGCTGTTGGGCTCATTTTAACATTGACTAGTTTgtctatttttacatattataCCTTCTGGGTTATCATTCTG CCTCTTGTTGATAGCGATCATTTCGTGCACAAGTATTTTCTACCACAAGAATACGCTATTCTCATTCCTGTATATGCTGCAGTGGCGCTGATCTGCTTATTGAGCGTGTTTATTGGATACGTCATGCTCAAGTCCAAGAAGAAGAAGGCATGA
- the LOC107029084 gene encoding plastoglobulin-1, chloroplastic-like — MSILPLHSLIFNVNTTVKSYCFTSFLPSSSISSYRFRKLSEFSTHSSFDDSRELFVPKTKQNDDDSDDKPFSFVDEWGERSKPELRPITKLSESDPPIDVDEWGRAELGINNFSGIEDEWGEKSFPELRPEKTVSDSDPPIDEDEWIGAKLTGNNSIDRVSNQGVSEPESMEEDGWDEAEVVGRINAGVEEDERVAEMKRCLIDTVYGTDFGLRASSEVRAEALELVAKLEAANPTPTPVELLDGNWILVFTAFSELLPLLAVGTIPLLKVEKISQTISTRSLTIENSTTLSSPVATSSFSATASFEVQSSSRIQIEIKEGTLKPPEIKSKIDLPENMDIFGQNISLSPLQQSLGPLENVVAGIARTISGLPPLKVPIPGERTKSWLITTYVDSDLRISRGDGGLFVLVKEESSLLDQ, encoded by the exons atgtctATTCTACCTTTGCATTCTCTCATTTTCAACGTTAATACCACTGTTAAATCCTACTGTTTTACTTcatttcttccttcttcttcaatatcAAGCTATAGATTTAGAAAGCTTTCAGAATTTTCAACTCATTCATCATTCGATGATTCTCGAGAATTGTTTGTACCAAAAACCAAGCAAAACGACGATGATTCTGATGATAAACCATTCTCATTTGTTGATGAATGGGGCGAGAGGTCGAAACCGGAGCTCCGACCCATAACGAAGTTATCGGAATCGGATCCTCCTATTGACGTAGACGAATGGGGTAGAGCTGAGCTTGGGATCAACAACTTTTCAGGGATTGAAGATGAGTGGGGCGAGAAGTCGTTTCCGGAGCTCCGACCCGAGAAAACGGTATCGGATTCGGATCCTCCTATTGACGAAGACGAATggatcggtgctaagctaacaGGCAATAACAGCATTGATAGAGTTAGTAATCAGGGTGTTTCGGAACCTGAATCGATGGAGGAAGATGGATGGGACGAAGCTGAGGTAGTGGGGAGAATCAATGCAGGTGTTGAAGAAGATGAGAGAGTTGCAGAGATGAAAAGGTGCTTAATTGACACGGTTTATGGGACAGATTTTGGGCTCAGGGCTTCATCTGAAGTTCGAGCTGAGGCTCTGGAGCTGGTTGCTAAGTTGGAGGCAGCAAATCCAACTCCAACTCCAGTTGAATTGCTTGACGGGAACTGGATTTTAGT GTTTACTGCATTTTCTGAGCTGTTACCTCTTCTGGCTGTGGGCACCATTCCTTTGTTGAAGGTCGAAAAGATTAGCCAAACAATTAGTACGAGAAGCCTTACCATAGAGAACTCAACTACATTGTCAAGCCCTGTAGCCACCTCGTCTTTCAGTGCAACTGCTAGCTTTGAAGTTCAGAGTTCATCAAGAATACAG ATTGAAATCAAAGAAGGGACATTGAAGCCTCCAGAGATCAAGTCAAAAATAGATCTGCCAGAAAACATGGATATCTTTGGCCAAAACATAAGTTTGTCACCTCTACAGCAATCTCTGGGACCTCTAGAAAATGTCGTGGCAGGTATAGCCCGGACTATTTCTGGTCTACCTCCTCTCAAGGTTCCAATTCCAGGTGAGAGGACAAAATCATGGCTTATTACGACATACGTTGACAGTGATCTCCGAATTTCTAGAGGAGATGGCGGGCTTTTTGTTCTCGTAAAGGAAGAGAGTTCTCTTCTGGATCAGTAG
- the LOC107028934 gene encoding uncharacterized protein LOC107028934, translating into MAMHAGVGLTKIVFIVGAGYTGTLLFKNGKLSDVIGELQNLVKSYEKTGESDGGESDVIAAQVRRLAMEVRQLASARSITVLNGSSSGNWTSLVMPAAAAGALGYGYMWWKGLSFSDLMYVTKKNMATAVSNLTKHLDNVSEALAATKRHLTQRIENVDGKLDEQMEMSKLIRSEVNDVHGDLSQIGFDLDQLNRMVSGLDGKLLSLEGKQDLANAGVMYLCNFINGKTVKMPETLQEQLKNVGNSTPTLMGLKELVDALPEVNSKRLITDGTTQDGIDKLKEPPRPLLRTASTKC; encoded by the exons ATGGCTATGCACGCTGGAGTAGGCTTAACAAAGATCGTGTTCATCGTCGGAGCAG GGTATACTGGTACTTTGTTGTTTAAAAACGGAAAATTATCGGATGTGATAGGCGAGCTTCAG AATTTGGTCAAAAGTTATGAAAAGACGGGGGAATCAGATGGTGGAGAATCGGATGTCATTGCTGCACAG GTTCGTAGATTGGCAATGGAGGTTCGGCAATTGGCTTCGGCACGATCAATAACTGTTCTTAATGGAAGTTCTAGTG GTAACTGGACATCTCTGGTAATGCCAGCCGCTGCAGCAGGTGCCTTAGGTTATGGATACATGTGGTGGAAG GGTTTGTCATTCTCTGACCTTATGTATGTAACAAAAAAGAATATGGCAACTGCTGTCTCAAATCTGACAAAACATCTTGATAATGTCTCGGAGGCCCTTGCT GCTACAAAGAGGCACTTAACGCAGCGAATTGAGAATGTGGATGGAAAATTGGATGAGCAAATGGAGATGTCAAAACTGATTAGGAGTGAG GTTAATGATGTGCATGGCGATCTGTCCCAGATTGGTTTTGATCTGGATCAACTAAATAGGATGGTTTCTGGTCTG GATGGCAAGTTACTTTCTTTGGAAGGCAAGCag GACCTTGCAAATGCTGGTGTTATGTACCTGTGTAATTTTATCAATGGAAAAACGGTGAAGATGCCTGAGACACTGCAG GAACAACTTAAAAATGTGGGCAACTCTACACCTACTCTGATG GGCCTTAAAGAACTTGTGGATGCCTTACCAGAAGTAAACAGCAAGAGACTTATTACAGATGGCACTACTCAAGATGGTATTGATAAATTGAAAGAGCCACCTAGACCCCTGTTGAG GACTGCCTCTACCAAGTGCTGA